GGGTCGTCACACTTCCGTCACAGTGCACTGCCCATCAGGACTACGAGAGCGGAGACTGAGTGTAGAGCTGGAGGGCCCGCCCCTTGGAGGCATTCTGGTTGGCTGGCTCTCTCTTAGCGGTCCATGCCTATGTCTTCTGCGTGGCATCGCttctgctctctctcgctcctgtTCCTCCTCGCTCTCACTGCTGCCGGATGCATAGTCATATGTCTGCAGCTCGTCGTCTCCATCCACCTCTTCACCCAGTGGCTGGCTGATTAGGAGCTGTGAGAGAGACTCCTCCAGGGTTGAAGGTGAAGGAGAAAGGGGACTCGGAAGATGCCGCCCCAGGAGTGTTGGAGGTCTAACGGGGGGAAGAGACGCCAAAATCCCAAAGGTTAAAGGCTGCGATTGGCCTGCATTGTCCGATCCATCAGCTGAGCTGACGCGCTCTGTTGCAGCTGGGGTGACAACTGGTAAAGCAGGAATGGCgacaggttcaggttcaggatCTATCCTCAATCCTGCAACTCCCTTCTTGGGGATATCAACAACATCACGCTTTATCTTGCGCCTGCGGCCGTGCTCATTCCGTCGATACTGCACCATGTTCTCCAGGTCGGCCACATAAAGGAACCCCGCAATCAGCATCTCCGTGCTCTTCCTGCCTTTGGAAAaagcctcctccagctcccgGGTGGTCCTCTCATCATACTGCCACCAGCCGTTGCGCCCCTCATAGTACCAGGCAAAGTCTCCACGGGAAACGCCCCCGGTCCCTATACTGCGGCTcacccctgcagctgctgctttcaGTTCTTCAGGTGAAAGGAGAACCGGCCGCTCCAGGAAGTCCTCTGGGATTTCTTGCCGACAGAGAGCACAGCGCTTGCTGTGCCAGGAGGCACCtttcacacacaggaaacagaagaCGTGGCAGCATGGTAGACGTACAGGGTGGATGCAGCTCTGCAGGCAGATGGCACACTCCGGGgtgctggtggagctggaggtgtCCGCAGAACAGGGGTCACCTACTTCCTCTATTAGCTTGGAGGGAGCCGGGGCATTCAGCGAACAGTCCAGTTCTCCAGAGCCTGCCATACTGCAGAGAGATGCACAgctgtcacaacacacacaaacacacctgacaagACTCGTTTATTAATATTACAAAGCAGGAGCTTGTATATACATTAATCTAATATAACAGACATGCAGGTTGGTGCTGCTGCAACTTGACAGGCGCTGCACTGTTTATAGTTTTGGAAACGCcctcatgtaaacacagtctTGCATCAGCTAAATTCTGATAGATAAAAAACTGGCCATGACCTCATCCGGACGACATTGCTTCTTCATCAAGGGCCTCTTAACTTGCTGTTTGGcagagctaacgttagctacccTCCCCACCTAGCTACCAACTAGCTACTGCTACACTAACGTGCGCTAACATTCAAGTTctgctaaatgaaaaaaaaatcttacattaTCTAACAGTGATGCCACACGTGTGCCACAAGTAGCACTGTAACGTTGAAGTTAATGCCAAGCTATCGTTGACCTAGGTTTTGCTAACGCCAGGCTAACGCTAACTTGACAGCTGCTGTAGCATATGCAGTTAGCATGTTATCTGTCAGTGTGCTCGCTGGATCTTCAACGGTTATATTAATGTAACGCTGCTCACCTGAACATTAGGATACCTCTAGTAGCGTCCTCAGCAGAAGCGCAGGTGGAGATGTTTATAAAACAGCATTTATATTTGGTTAATAAAGTTGTGTGCTCCAGGTAACGACTGCGTTATTGTCGGGACATTGTTCCGGCCAAGCCCCGCCGACTGCAGAGCGCCTGGATCGGCCTGACCTCGTCACCAGGGCCGATGTTGATGTTCTGTAGATCTAGTGGAGCTACGCACGTTACGTAACGTGCGCTCAACTCTACGTACCTACGTACGACTCCTGATGTGACCAatgagcagaggagagaagtgtCACCCATTTATTGTGTTATTCATATTTCAGGTCTTGGCCTTTTTCCTTAGCagacttttttatttgtgtatatttatcataaacacataaaataccGAGCAAAAAATTAgtgtcaattaaaaaacaacaactttatttaaacttaaatcaaagcaaaactttatacatatatatatttttttttacaatgttaaaCATTCcaattttgtcagttttgacatttctttttaatgagaCTGAACAACAGTCTTTGACAGAGGGCTTTTAATTCTccatatgtttgttttcaagatTCCCAGACATTTAATTAGCCTACAACTAAACTGGAGTCCATCCAATAATTTCAATAGATGATTGTTTATTTGTGATGAATAATATTTGgcatgtatattttttttcctcatacactGTCTTTATTGTAAATGAAGATTGTATTAAATTTGGGTAtagctgtttattttcagcacTCTGAGTGTGTTATACAGGGAGGTTTTGACATGATTGACACGAGTGCACACTCATTCTTGAGACATTTGGTTGTGTAGTATATTGTACTATGAAAACTGATGGTTATCATGCCATGTGCATTTTCTTATCAATTCAATAACAATACTACTGTAATTCTACTGTTGTTGACAGACATTGTAacatatgataataataataataacaataatcgTGATGAATATTAATAGTAATATAATTCTGATATTTACTGAGACTGTTTCAGCCCTCATCATTTGTTTACTATACACTTTTGCTCTCTTATGTTTTTTACATATGTATTGTggcttttcacagcagacattttgacttttaacagTTGGAATGGCACCGGTGTTATTAATAACATCATGGATCTGTTCCGTCGTGTGTCATGTGAAGCGATGACTGTATGGCAGTGAGTCAGCACGCAAAACATCGGGACCCTGAGACGAATGCAGCTAAAAGGAAATCCagacatcatttattttatgatttataaCTGTGTTTTTCCTAGTTTCATATATCGAAATGTCTTCTGCGGTAAGAGGATGGAGTAAGTGTTGGCTGAACAGCACgtagcagtttttcttttccagttttcaaataaaaggctaatgacaaaaatatgtttctctcaactatttttttttaaattacaaataagACGACAACAGTCAGGTTATAAAACAAGAGACAAGTGGCATCAATCTTGAACATGACTGAGATTCAGCTTCAGATTCAGCCAGCCAAGTCCAGACGAGGCCAAATGATGCAGCTGAATTTATTGATGTAAAAAAATTCATTTGTTACATCAATCCACTTCTTTTATCTATTCCTGTTAGATTCCAGagacaaatctgtttttattttagaggACGTCTTTAAATTACCAGACACTGTAGAATGTGCAATAACAAGTTGAATATCTCTGTAATATAAACAGATAACTTATCACAACCTAACTGGACTCTTCGGTCTCTTTTTGATGACACACTTCCTGGTCTCTGACACATGTGGACAGGGGTCACCGCTGGCACTCGGGGACTGTAGGACCCGTCGGGTACgcgtctcctctcccctcctgtaGGCCCGCATGCTCCTTCTCCGAACACACGGGCCCCAATCTGTCCACTCCCCGACCTCACAGTGcactgaggagggagagatatTCGCGGGTAGCAAGCGGGGAAAATGCAAATAAGACCTGAGACTTGTGATAACAGGGAAGGGGATGTGTCTCACCTTGGGGGAGGCAGTGCATGAGCTGCACATCAGGCTCAAACCCCCTCGGGCAGCTGGGATGGCACAGTCCGTGGAAATGGTACAGGTCCGCTCTGCACCTCACACACACgttcctcctcacacacacctcacagccTGTGGAGcactctgacacagacacagacatctCTTGTTGGTCAAAGGAAGACCTCATTTCAgttttacatgcacaaagaCACAGGTACACTGTGCACGAGGGTCCTGTGTGGTGTCTCACCTGTGCATTCTCTCAGCGCCGCGTTCGCTGTCAGCCCGTTTGGACAGCTGATTTCACACTTGCCCCGGAACAGGAAGTGACCCGGATGACAATGTGTGCAGAAGTTTTCACTGAAACAGGAAGCGCAGTCCTCCTTGCACCCTGCAGGTCAAAGGAAATTACACAGATACACTATATGCTTGTTCACTATTTCAGCACTCTCGGGGTTTAAAGGAAAGgctcacccaaaaatgaaaaaatgctcaccctcatgccgatggaGAGTCGTTTGAAGTTTCGTAGTctggaaaacatttctggagcttcacagccaaaCGACAATGCAgcattcatttccatttttgggtgaacttttcctttaaatcatcAATTGTATGTATTCCAAACCCTTACACAGAGCTCCAAACATCTGCCAACACTGTAAGGTCTCATcaacagaatcagacagacTTAGTCTTAAACatccctccagctctctgtggTACCTACTGGTGCAGGTGCTGATGTGCTGGGAGCGCGTGCCGTAGTGGCCCCggggacaggaggacagacaggtgcCCCTCTGACGCATCCCGTCCAGCTCCAAGTGGAAGAAGAGGCGAGGTTTACAGGACAGGCAGCCGTTGAGGGCCGAGCATGTCGCACAACCGGCCGGGCACGATCTGCTCGCAGTGGAGCTACCTGCAGATACAGGGatacaaggtgtgtgtgtgtgtgtgtgtgtgtgtgtgtgtgtgtgtgtgtgtgtgtgtgtgtgtgtgtgtgtgtgcctcttttACAGTCTGCAGTTTTAAAGTTTCTTTGATGAGAACAGACCTTTCAAATTCAGCGGGTAAAACTGGAGTGAATCTATGACCAGATTCTTCCCTGAAAGCTGAGAGAACGCACTTATCGTCTCCAcatgttttgtctgtctgctctaTCTTCCACTGGAAACGCGGGGAGAGATAATGCACACTTCACATGAGCCACGTCTGCCAGGAGCGTGAGAGAGGTGGAAACGACAAGTCACGCTCCAACACTTACGTCTGTATCGCAGAACCTTTGTGTCGTCCAGGCCTTCTGTAAGACTCACAAGCTGCAGAATCCAGATCAAAAACGGTATCCGCATTTTCCCTCACCTCCGGTGCAGCGCTGATCCAGCCGTGCCATCACATCCCAAACACCAtgacatgcacaaaaacaagccTGTGATTCCGCCACAAAGTTCATTCAAATGAGCCCACGCAGAGAGAGAGCGGACGAGTGCAGGGTCGAGCCAAGTGTtttcttgaagaaaaaaaaaaaattcccatgTGCATTCCATGAGATCACTGAAGCCGTCAGAATGCCATGAAGAATgcaaacagaggagaaagcaTCATATGATAGTCGCACCGCTGATCCAACGCACGTTTGTGCTGAGCTGCCGTGGGCTCGcctctgtttcacacacactcccagcctcctctcctgtgtCAGCCTCCCCTCACGACCCTCCTCCAGATCCGTTATCACATCTGACAGCGTCTCCTCACAGATTTGGAACAGTGCTGGCATGTACACGATTCTTTGACTTGATTTCTCACAATCTCTACATCTATTAGTTGGCTAAATCTTACAGTAGTTTGTCTTTTAAAGCCCCCCTGCACTCATAAATGTGTTGCGTGTGTTCACTTGGATGTTTGAGCTTCGCTCTGCAGAGgatgttttcacattcacacactgggAAAGTTTCTCCGTGCTCACTTTGAATCTCAGTTTAAGACTTGTAGGTACGTCTGTGCAACAACTGGGAGCCAAGTGAGGCGTAGAAACCTGCAGAGtcccgtgcacacacactgatgatggACTGCTCAGTGAGGCTGGAGACAGTTTGTGCTCAGAGGttaacttttaaaatgattcGTATTTGTATATTCATAAATTCTTGACTTTTCGGTGAgtttcaatttattttaatgagg
This region of Acanthopagrus latus isolate v.2019 chromosome 22, fAcaLat1.1, whole genome shotgun sequence genomic DNA includes:
- the LOC119012237 gene encoding E3 ubiquitin-protein ligase rnf146-like, which gives rise to MFSMAGSGELDCSLNAPAPSKLIEEVGDPCSADTSSSTSTPECAICLQSCIHPVRLPCCHVFCFLCVKGASWHSKRCALCRQEIPEDFLERPVLLSPEELKAAAAGVSRSIGTGGVSRGDFAWYYEGRNGWWQYDERTTRELEEAFSKGRKSTEMLIAGFLYVADLENMVQYRRNEHGRRRKIKRDVVDIPKKGVAGLRIDPEPEPVAIPALPVVTPAATERVSSADGSDNAGQSQPLTFGILASLPPVRPPTLLGRHLPSPLSPSPSTLEESLSQLLISQPLGEEVDGDDELQTYDYASGSSESEEEQERERAEAMPRRRHRHGPLRESQPTRMPPRGGPSSSTLSLRSRSPDGQCTVTEV
- the LOC119012238 gene encoding R-spondin-3-like isoform X1; the protein is MRIPFLIWILQLVSLTEGLDDTKVLRYRRSSTASRSCPAGCATCSALNGCLSCKPRLFFHLELDGMRQRGTCLSSCPRGHYGTRSQHISTCTRCKEDCASCFSENFCTHCHPGHFLFRGKCEISCPNGLTANAALRECTECSTGCEVCVRRNVCVRCRADLYHFHGLCHPSCPRGFEPDVQLMHCLPQVHCEVGEWTDWGPCVRRRSMRAYRRGEETRTRRVLQSPSASGDPCPHVSETRKCVIKKRPKSPVRL
- the LOC119012238 gene encoding R-spondin-3-like isoform X2, with protein sequence MNFVAESQACFCACHGVWDVMARLDQRCTGGSSTASRSCPAGCATCSALNGCLSCKPRLFFHLELDGMRQRGTCLSSCPRGHYGTRSQHISTCTRCKEDCASCFSENFCTHCHPGHFLFRGKCEISCPNGLTANAALRECTECSTGCEVCVRRNVCVRCRADLYHFHGLCHPSCPRGFEPDVQLMHCLPQVHCEVGEWTDWGPCVRRRSMRAYRRGEETRTRRVLQSPSASGDPCPHVSETRKCVIKKRPKSPVRL